The Bacillota bacterium genome includes the window CACGGCTGCCAGCGAAGCACGTGTATGAGGTTGGGGTACTCCACGACCACCGCCTCAGTGCGGCCATCCCCGTTCAGGTCGCCCAGCGCCGCCGAGACCAGCCCCCAGCTGGCCGTTGCCACGTCTCCCACCCGCGAGAACCCCTTCGGCCCCCACTGGTATAGAACGATGCGCCCGCGGTCGTCGGCGGCCAGCAGCAAGTCCCTCTCCGTGCTGACCTCGGGCACCCGGCCCGCCCCGAGCCCGAAGACGGGCGCGTCCCGCAGCGCCGCCGAGGTGGCCTGCTGGAAGGCGCCCTCGCGCCACCGCCAGACCTGCACCTGACCGGGGGAGTTGCCCTCGCCCACCTCGAGCACCAGCTCGCTCTGGCCGTCGCCGGCCAGGTCCCCCGAGGTCATGGCCCGCACAGGGCCGATGGAAAACGGGCCGGCGATGGGCTCGAGGGATGCGCCGTTCCAGTGCCAGATCTGGAGCACGTAGTGCCACCGGGGGGATGTGCGAACGTAGGCCAGGGCGACGGCCGCCGGTTCTCCCGGGAGGTGCACCGCGGCGACCTGCTGGACCCGGGCCGAATAATCCCCTTGCCAGGCGGGGGCCAGGGCCCGGCCCCCATCCCACCGCCAGACCACCAGGCGGCTGTTGGTGGCGGCCAGGATCTCCCGTGCCTCCGGCTCGGTGAACGGGCCGACGGCCAGTGCGACGTGGCTCATGGGTTCGCTGAACGGCGGGCTCTGGGCCGCCACCTGGAGCGGCTCCGGGCCGGCGCGCCCCGACCACTGCATGATGTAGAGCCGGTCCTGCTGGCGCTCGTAGTCCCGGCCGGCCACGGCCACCTCCGCCCGCCCGTCGCCGTCCAGGTCCTCGACGGCCACCTGC containing:
- a CDS encoding VCBS repeat-containing protein — protein: MRASEQICRRLSSTSFCMALLVASLLLAASRTPVLARGWERLATQVGPAPVVLQVAVEDLDGDGRAEVAVAGRDYERQQDRLYIMQWSGRAGPEPLQVAAQSPPFSEPMSHVALAVGPFTEPEAREILAATNSRLVVWRWDGGRALAPAWQGDYSARVQQVAAVHLPGEPAAVALAYVRTSPRWHYVLQIWHWNGASLEPIAGPFSIGPVRAMTSGDLAGDGQSELVLEVGEGNSPGQVQVWRWREGAFQQATSAALRDAPVFGLGAGRVPEVSTERDLLLAADDRGRIVLYQWGPKGFSRVGDVATASWGLVSAALGDLNGDGRTEAVVVEYPNLIHVLRWQP